Proteins encoded together in one Amblyomma americanum isolate KBUSLIRL-KWMA chromosome 1, ASM5285725v1, whole genome shotgun sequence window:
- the LOC144115983 gene encoding uncharacterized protein LOC144115983 gives MKAARKPPAKRAPLQNVRAPRRKRRVVDVQPAQRKMHLSVNSSLDEDLVDMQNKQAAYEGTDDFTIQENFSRIANRQRESPGKTVRSSVCTCNETIALLEEQLKSSKARELEARAEVQDLKLQLISKNSEVDLLRRELVLAQKNIQKLEEAPPFGIEQFKDNNDNIEFYTGLPSYNHFLSLLNFLDVGKHGENIIRYEANSCALRSTENVGRQHKITVENQIFLVFVKLRVGLLHKHLGHLFHISVSTASRIFSTWIDYMFLQLTEMTLWLSRQAVDAAMPPAFRERYPSTRVILDAKEIRCDVPTSFVTQSQVYSAYKSTHTLKGLVGISPHGVLTFVSELYTGSTSDRECVVQSGFLNMPFDPDNSVMADKGFKIADLLESKNIKLNLPPFLTRGQFTPTEVEETQEIAAIRIHVERKIRKIKGYHIFDHSIPITLVPLVNQMWTVCAILTNFQPPLLRDAE, from the coding sequence ATGAAAGCTGCAAGGAAGCCACCAGCCAAAAGGGCACCATTGCAGAATGTGCGAGCACCAAGAAGGAAGAGGCGAGTCGTGGATGTACAGCCTGCACAACGCAAAATGCATCTGAGCGTGAACAGCTCGTTAGATGAAGACTTGGTTGACATGCAGAATAAGCAGGCAGCTTACGAAGGAACGGATGACTTCACTATACAAGAAAACTTCAGCCGCATTGCCAACAGACAGCGGGAATCTCCTGGGAAAACAGTGCGGAGCAGTGTTTGTACCTGCAATGAAACAATTGCACTCTTGGAAGAGCAACTGAAATCATCCAAGGCAAGAGAACTGGAAGCCAGAGCAGAGGTCCAGGACCTGAAACTGCAATTAATATCGAAAAACAGTGAAGTAGACCTGCTTCGCAGGGAACTGGTTCTCGCGCAGAAAAACATCCAAAAGCTGGAAGAGGCACCTCCATTTGGTATAGAACAATTCAAAGATAACAATGACAATATTGAGTTCTACACAGGCCTCCCAAGCTACAATCATTTTCTCTCCCTCCTGAACTTCCTGGATGTCGGCAAACATGGAGAAAACATCATTCGCTACGAAGCCAACAGCTGTGCGCTTCGAAGTACTGAAAATGTTGGAAGGCAGCACAAGATCACTGTGGAAAATCAAATCTTCCTGGTATTTGTGAAACTTAGAGTTGGCCTTTTGCATAAGCACCTCGGCCATCTGTTTCACATCTCTGTCAGCACAGCGTCAAGAATTTTCTCCACCTGGATTGATTATatgtttttgcagctgacagagatGACACTGTGGCTGTCACGGCAAGCAGTCGACGCAGCCATGCCACCAGCCTTCAGAGAAAGGTACCCGTCCACACGCGTAATATTAGATGCAAAAGAAATAAGATGTGACGTGCCTACATCTTTTGTCACACAGTCACAAGTCTACTCAGCATACAAGTCAACCCACACATTGAAAGGACTTGTAGGAATTTCCCCTCACGGCGTACTGACATTTGTTTCCGAACTGTACACAGGAAGCACTTCCGATAGAGAATGTGTGGTACAGAGTGGATTTTTGAACATGCCATTTGATCCAGATAATTCTGTAATGGCCGATAAAGGATTCAAAATAGCAGACCTTCTAGAGAGCAAGAATATCAAGCTCAACCTGCCGCCCTTTCTCACACGCGGGCAGTTTACTCCTACAGAAGTCGAAGAAACCCAAGAAATCGCTGCCATCAGGATTCATGTGGAACGCAAGATAAGAAAAATCAAGGGCTACCATATATTTGACCATTCAATTCCAATCACCTTGGTACCCTTAGTAAATCAGATGTGGACGGTGTGTGCAATTCTTACGAACTTTCAGCCACCACTCCTAAGGGACGCAGAGTGA